Proteins from one Deinococcus planocerae genomic window:
- a CDS encoding DUF1272 domain-containing protein, which translates to MKAACEHCRTPLTADGEATICSFECTFCPACAEAMDHVCPNCGGELVTRPRRTRSLVSAAIGRFTRR; encoded by the coding sequence ATGAAAGCCGCCTGCGAGCATTGCCGGACGCCTCTGACCGCAGACGGCGAAGCGACGATCTGCTCCTTTGAGTGCACCTTCTGCCCGGCCTGTGCCGAGGCGATGGATCACGTCTGTCCCAACTGTGGAGGTGAGCTGGTCACGCGGCCCCGGCGAACCCGCTCACTCGTTTCGGCGGCCATAGGCCGGTTCACGCGGCGCTGA
- the kynU gene encoding kynureninase, protein MTPDLATLRALDARDPLASKRGEFLIPGGVTYLDGNSLGVLPARVPERVEKVVREEWGQDLIRSWNTHGWINLPARVGARIARLIGADADEVVAADSTSVNLFKVLAAAIHVSAGRDPKRRVILADEGNFPTDLYIAQGLAGLVGEARAEVRLVSTDAIADAVTDDTAVVMLTQVDYRTGERHHLREMTRHVHERGALIIWDLAHSAGAFPVDLNGAGADFAVGCGYKYLNGGPGAPAFLYVARRHQPHAPNVLSGWMGHASPFEFTSRYTGASGIRQYQTGTPSILALSALDAALEVFEDVDLAQLRDKSLSLTRTFIDLMGPLCARHGFRLVTPEDDERRGSQVSYAHPHGYEVMQALIAAGVIGDFRAPDLLRFGFTPLYTSHEDVWHAVQTLDIIMREGRWQDARYAERNAVT, encoded by the coding sequence ATGACCCCCGACCTCGCCACCCTCCGCGCCCTGGACGCCCGCGACCCCCTAGCCTCCAAACGGGGCGAGTTCCTGATCCCAGGCGGCGTGACCTACCTCGACGGCAACAGCCTCGGCGTGCTGCCCGCCCGCGTGCCGGAACGGGTGGAGAAGGTGGTGCGCGAGGAATGGGGCCAGGACCTGATCCGCTCTTGGAATACACACGGCTGGATCAATCTGCCCGCCCGCGTCGGAGCACGCATCGCGCGGCTCATCGGCGCCGACGCGGACGAGGTGGTCGCCGCCGACAGCACGAGCGTGAACCTCTTCAAGGTGCTCGCGGCAGCCATACACGTGAGTGCGGGACGGGACCCCAAGCGGCGTGTGATCCTGGCCGACGAGGGCAACTTCCCCACCGACCTCTACATCGCGCAGGGTCTCGCCGGACTCGTTGGCGAGGCACGGGCGGAGGTGCGGCTGGTGTCCACGGACGCCATCGCGGACGCCGTGACCGACGACACCGCCGTCGTGATGCTCACCCAGGTCGATTACCGCACGGGCGAGCGCCACCACCTTCGGGAGATGACCCGGCACGTCCACGAGCGGGGCGCCCTCATCATCTGGGACCTCGCCCACAGCGCCGGGGCCTTCCCGGTGGACCTGAACGGGGCGGGGGCAGACTTCGCGGTCGGCTGCGGGTACAAGTACCTGAACGGGGGACCGGGGGCGCCCGCCTTCCTGTACGTCGCGCGCCGTCACCAGCCCCACGCCCCGAACGTGCTCAGCGGCTGGATGGGCCACGCCTCCCCCTTCGAGTTCACCTCGCGGTACACGGGCGCGTCCGGCATCCGCCAGTACCAGACGGGCACGCCGAGCATCCTGGCCCTGAGCGCCCTCGACGCCGCGCTGGAGGTCTTCGAGGACGTGGACCTCGCCCAGCTCCGCGACAAGTCCCTGAGCCTCACCCGCACCTTTATCGACCTGATGGGGCCCCTCTGCGCCCGGCACGGCTTCCGGCTCGTCACCCCCGAGGACGACGAGCGGCGCGGCAGCCAGGTCAGCTACGCCCACCCGCACGGCTATGAGGTCATGCAGGCCCTGATCGCGGCGGGGGTGATCGGCGACTTCCGCGCGCCCGATCTGCTGCGCTTCGGCTTCACCCCGCTCTACACCAGCCACGAGGACGTGTGGCACGCGGTGCAGACCCTCGACATCATCATGCGCGAGGGCCGCTGGCAGGACGCCCGCTACGCCGAACGGAACGCGGTGACCTGA
- a CDS encoding glycine--tRNA ligase, with product MPAQSMEELVSLCKRRGFIFQGSEIYGGLQGFYDYGPLGVELKNNLKAAWWRTNVYERDDMEGLDASIIMHRLVLRHSGHEATFSDPMVDNKKNNKRYRLDHLVKDQKADVIARVADGIGESAENFPAVVAALVANPARASEALIAAGVRDPFSGEVGDWTAPKPFNMMFRTTIGPVADEDSYGYLRPETAQGIFTNFKNVVDSTSRRLPFGIAQIGKAFRNEITPRNFIFRVRELEQMEIEFFCVPGTDEDWHEKWLQARLAWWEAQGVPRGKIQILDVPKEDLAHYSKRTYDLMYDYPTLGYEEIEGIANRTDFDLGSHTKAQGELGLQARVEENLDSVAKLTIPHPETNKPVVPFVIEPSAGVDRAMLAVLSEAFTKETLENGNERIVLKLRPHLAPIKVAVIPLARNREEITSVAKAIKAELQGLGLGRVLYEDSGNIGKSYRRHDEVGTPYCVTVDFDTVGKGEDPSLTDTVTVRDRDTLGQERVKISELAGWIRERLR from the coding sequence ATGCCCGCACAGTCGATGGAAGAACTCGTCAGCCTCTGCAAGCGCCGGGGATTTATCTTTCAGGGCTCGGAGATTTACGGCGGCCTGCAAGGCTTCTACGACTACGGCCCCCTCGGCGTGGAGCTGAAGAACAACCTCAAGGCCGCGTGGTGGCGCACGAACGTCTACGAGCGCGACGACATGGAGGGCCTCGACGCTTCCATCATCATGCACCGCCTCGTCCTGCGCCACTCCGGCCACGAGGCCACCTTCAGCGACCCGATGGTGGACAACAAGAAGAACAACAAACGGTATCGCCTCGACCACCTTGTCAAGGACCAGAAGGCGGACGTGATCGCGCGGGTCGCGGATGGCATCGGAGAGAGCGCCGAGAACTTCCCGGCAGTGGTAGCGGCGCTCGTGGCGAATCCTGCGAGGGCGTCCGAAGCCCTGATTGCGGCGGGCGTGCGCGACCCCTTTTCCGGCGAGGTGGGCGACTGGACCGCCCCGAAGCCCTTTAACATGATGTTCAGGACGACCATCGGCCCGGTCGCCGACGAGGACAGTTACGGCTACCTGCGGCCCGAGACGGCGCAGGGGATCTTCACCAACTTCAAGAACGTGGTGGACTCGACCAGCCGTCGCCTCCCTTTTGGCATCGCGCAGATCGGCAAGGCGTTCCGCAACGAGATCACGCCGCGCAACTTCATCTTCCGCGTCCGCGAGCTGGAACAGATGGAGATCGAGTTCTTCTGCGTCCCCGGCACCGACGAGGATTGGCACGAGAAGTGGCTCCAGGCCCGTCTCGCCTGGTGGGAGGCTCAGGGTGTGCCGCGGGGGAAGATTCAGATTCTCGACGTGCCGAAAGAAGACCTGGCCCACTACTCCAAGCGCACCTACGACCTGATGTACGACTACCCCACGCTCGGTTACGAGGAGATCGAGGGCATCGCCAACCGCACCGACTTCGACCTGGGTTCGCACACGAAGGCGCAGGGGGAACTCGGCCTCCAGGCGCGCGTGGAGGAAAACCTCGATTCGGTCGCCAAGCTGACCATCCCCCACCCCGAGACGAACAAACCCGTCGTGCCCTTCGTGATTGAGCCCTCGGCGGGCGTGGACCGGGCGATGCTCGCGGTGCTGAGCGAGGCGTTCACCAAGGAGACGCTGGAGAACGGCAACGAGCGAATCGTGCTCAAGCTCAGGCCCCACCTGGCGCCGATCAAGGTGGCCGTCATCCCCCTCGCCCGCAACCGGGAGGAGATCACGTCGGTCGCCAAGGCGATCAAGGCCGAACTTCAGGGGCTGGGCCTGGGCCGCGTGCTGTACGAGGACAGCGGCAACATCGGTAAGTCCTACCGCCGCCACGACGAGGTGGGCACGCCCTACTGTGTGACCGTGGACTTCGACACCGTGGGCAAGGGGGAGGACCCGAGCCTGACCGACACGGTGACGGTGCGCGACCGGGACACGTTGGGGCAGGAGCGGGTGAAGATCAGCGAGTTGGCGGGGTGGATTCGGGAGCGGCTCCGCTGA
- a CDS encoding tryptophan 2,3-dioxygenase, which translates to MSHTPDPDSPERARADFTRSLSYGDYLHLDTLLSAHQPLTDAHDEHLFIAVHHVSEVWLHLINVELRAAMRDLEAGVVDAPLKGLTRVVRALEQLTQAWEVLKTMTPADYLQFRGAFGAASGFQSANYRTMEFLLGNRHAALLRPHAHRPDIHGPLEADFHAPSLYDLALRLLPERGLPIPDGVLHRDRTQPPTPHPEVLAAWLTVYRDPGQYWELYELAEKFLDVEDNFRRWRYNHLTTVERTIGFKTGSGGTSGAGYLRRALETVLFPELWQVRTEL; encoded by the coding sequence ATGAGCCACACCCCCGACCCCGACTCTCCCGAGCGGGCCCGGGCCGACTTCACCCGCTCGCTCTCCTACGGGGACTACCTGCACCTCGACACGCTGCTGAGCGCGCACCAGCCGCTCACGGACGCCCACGACGAACACCTCTTCATCGCCGTGCACCACGTCTCGGAGGTCTGGCTGCACCTGATCAACGTGGAGTTGCGGGCGGCGATGCGGGACCTGGAGGCGGGCGTGGTGGACGCGCCGCTCAAGGGCCTGACCCGGGTGGTCCGCGCCCTGGAGCAACTGACCCAGGCGTGGGAAGTGCTCAAGACGATGACCCCCGCCGATTACCTCCAGTTCCGGGGGGCCTTCGGGGCGGCGTCAGGCTTCCAGTCGGCGAATTACCGGACGATGGAATTTCTGCTCGGCAACCGGCACGCCGCGCTGCTCCGCCCGCACGCGCACCGTCCGGACATCCACGGGCCGCTCGAAGCCGACTTCCACGCGCCCAGCCTCTACGACCTCGCCCTGCGCCTGCTGCCCGAGCGCGGTCTGCCCATCCCCGACGGGGTGCTGCACCGCGACCGCACCCAGCCGCCCACCCCTCACCCCGAGGTGCTGGCGGCGTGGCTGACCGTCTACCGCGACCCCGGGCAATACTGGGAACTGTACGAACTCGCCGAGAAATTTCTCGACGTGGAGGACAACTTCCGCCGCTGGCGCTACAACCACCTCACGACGGTGGAGCGCACCATCGGCTTCAAGACGGGCAGCGGGGGCACGAGCGGCGCCGGGTACCTGCGGCGGGCGCTGGAGACGGTGCTGTTTCCCGAGCTGTGGCAGGTCCGCACCGAGCTGTGA